The Chitinophagales bacterium genome includes a region encoding these proteins:
- a CDS encoding MBOAT family protein, producing the protein MLFNSLHFFIFFPIFLYLYFKINKKYQWFFLLLSGYYFYGSFSPSYLLILAAITLNDYFAGIKIAEATTKKSKKRWLALSMAMNLGILFFFKYANFIDDNIRSIFDLFQLPYVVPEPWFNDFVVPVGVSFITFQSLSYTLDIYKGIIEPERKMGYFALFTCFWPVMVNGPIERAKNLLPQLKVPHHFEYNNVRDGLFRILWGLFKKVVIADRLAFYVDDMYLHYQEASGWTIIIGALLFFFQVYCDFSGYSDIALGAAKCMGINITENFKRPFFSKNLADFWTRWHISLSTWLTDYVFFYLGAYKASGTKVVFNLVLVLSLCGLWHGANWPMVLAFSLVGVAMAIRYLWQYNVLRSIKPSNAYKLYKKYFPEQMHIVVTILILTFCFLLFRVHVTSQELGVSWTTIAGQLYAKSLHIFSANYFSTWILHKGIAQFIIGISFLLILLLIEHFIKDEPIDTVVAQFHKNKRWLFYFFLAISTLWFGVYNNTSFVYFQF; encoded by the coding sequence ATGCTGTTTAACTCGCTACACTTCTTTATATTTTTTCCTATTTTCCTTTATCTCTATTTCAAGATAAATAAAAAGTATCAATGGTTCTTTTTGTTGTTAAGTGGCTATTACTTTTACGGTTCGTTTAGTCCATCTTATTTGTTAATTCTTGCAGCAATTACACTCAACGATTATTTTGCAGGAATAAAAATCGCAGAAGCAACAACTAAAAAATCAAAAAAAAGATGGTTGGCTTTAAGTATGGCAATGAATCTAGGTATTCTGTTCTTTTTCAAATACGCTAATTTTATAGATGATAATATAAGAAGCATTTTCGATTTATTTCAACTGCCATATGTTGTGCCAGAACCTTGGTTTAACGACTTTGTTGTTCCTGTTGGCGTTTCTTTCATCACATTTCAATCGTTAAGCTATACACTAGATATTTATAAAGGTATTATTGAGCCAGAACGAAAAATGGGTTACTTCGCTTTGTTTACTTGTTTTTGGCCAGTAATGGTAAATGGACCAATTGAAAGAGCAAAAAACTTATTACCACAATTAAAAGTTCCGCATCATTTTGAATATAATAATGTAAGAGATGGTTTGTTTAGAATATTATGGGGCTTGTTTAAAAAAGTAGTTATTGCAGATAGATTGGCATTTTATGTTGATGATATGTATTTACACTATCAAGAAGCAAGTGGTTGGACAATCATCATTGGTGCTTTACTCTTTTTCTTTCAAGTGTATTGCGATTTTAGTGGATACTCAGACATTGCACTTGGTGCTGCTAAATGTATGGGAATAAATATTACAGAAAACTTTAAACGACCTTTCTTCTCTAAAAACTTAGCAGACTTCTGGACGCGTTGGCACATCTCTTTATCTACATGGCTCACCGATTATGTTTTTTTCTATCTAGGAGCTTACAAAGCATCAGGTACAAAAGTAGTATTCAATTTAGTATTGGTATTGTCTTTATGCGGATTGTGGCATGGTGCTAATTGGCCAATGGTTTTAGCATTTTCTCTAGTAGGCGTAGCAATGGCAATTCGTTACTTGTGGCAATACAATGTACTACGAAGTATTAAACCAAGTAATGCATATAAACTATATAAAAAATACTTTCCAGAACAAATGCATATAGTCGTTACTATATTAATACTTACTTTTTGTTTTTTACTATTTAGAGTTCATGTAACTAGTCAAGAATTAGGTGTAAGTTGGACAACTATTGCTGGTCAGTTGTATGCTAAGTCATTACATATTTTTTCTGCCAATTATTTTTCTACTTGGATATTACATAAAGGAATTGCTCAGTTTATTATAGGAATTAGTTTTTTATTAATATTATTATTAATAGAACATTTTATCAAAGATGAACCTATAGATACAGTAGTAGCACAATTTCACAAAAACAAAAGATGGTTGTTTTATTTCTTTTTAGCAATAAGCACACTTTGGTTTGGTGTATATAATAATACTTCATTTGTTTATTTTCAATTTTAA
- a CDS encoding septum formation initiator family protein: MQIIDKQLLDKIPAILKNKFFLVAFVYFIYLLFISDRNLISQFKLAKQLRQLNKEEQYYTKAINDINQERTMVLSNIQNIEKFARENYWMKKDSEDVYIFVAIED; the protein is encoded by the coding sequence GTGCAAATAATAGACAAACAATTATTAGACAAAATTCCAGCAATACTCAAGAACAAGTTTTTCTTAGTTGCTTTTGTTTATTTTATATATCTTTTATTTATTTCTGATAGAAATTTAATCAGTCAATTCAAATTGGCAAAACAACTTCGACAACTAAATAAAGAAGAACAATATTATACCAAAGCAATAAATGATATCAATCAAGAAAGAACAATGGTATTGTCTAATATTCAAAATATAGAAAAGTTTGCTAGAGAAAACTACTGGATGAAAAAAGACAGTGAAGATGTTTACATTTTCGTTGCAATAGAAGATTAA
- a CDS encoding class I SAM-dependent methyltransferase, whose product MESTQRFSDRVNDYVLYRPSYPIAVINTILENSTTKQNLVVADIGSGTGISAKLFLEENCKVYGVEPNQNMQDAAINYLKEYTQFITINATAIQTTIENHSCDIIVCAQALHWFFNQVFVVEAKRILKPSGLIAIIWNDRDETKPFMQAYEKFIHQFSIDYNQINHKNIKEEDVYQLFKDFEINYYTFSYQQIFDFEGLLGRVTSCSYMPNQHHQNFAEMKNALQNLFNQYQKQGKINFQYQTTLYLCK is encoded by the coding sequence ATGGAATCAACACAGCGGTTTAGCGATAGAGTCAACGATTATGTTTTGTATCGACCATCTTATCCAATAGCAGTAATCAATACGATACTAGAAAACAGTACCACAAAACAAAATCTTGTTGTAGCAGATATTGGTTCTGGTACAGGCATTTCCGCAAAATTGTTTTTAGAAGAAAACTGTAAAGTTTATGGCGTAGAACCAAATCAAAATATGCAAGATGCAGCTATCAACTACTTAAAAGAATATACGCAATTCATTACTATTAATGCTACAGCAATACAAACAACAATAGAAAATCATTCGTGTGATATTATTGTATGTGCTCAAGCATTGCATTGGTTTTTCAATCAAGTATTTGTAGTAGAAGCCAAAAGAATTTTAAAACCAAGCGGACTAATTGCTATTATTTGGAATGATAGAGACGAAACCAAACCATTCATGCAAGCATACGAAAAGTTTATTCATCAATTCAGTATCGATTATAATCAGATAAACCATAAAAACATAAAAGAAGAAGATGTCTATCAACTATTTAAAGATTTTGAAATAAATTACTATACCTTTTCATATCAACAAATATTTGATTTTGAAGGATTATTAGGCAGAGTAACATCGTGTTCATATATGCCAAATCAGCACCACCAAAATTTTGCTGAAATGAAAAATGCACTACAAAACTTATTCAACCAATACCAAAAACAAGGTAAAATCAACTTTCAATATCAAACAACACTGTATTTATGTAAATAA
- a CDS encoding OmpA family protein, giving the protein MSKKTLYLLGILLTIIIGTLLYIKLCCCGCCNKESTTDIASPTMNAFIINGDDANSFSANDNFNFNWNDAHLLEPVSDDVQLKVEELKAYLEANPNKQIDIVGLYRSNEVNNTAFPDLGLARANAVKNFFVSKGISSQQLNLSSRLDDTFEPSTDSILHGPLNFSWKLASNANEADSNAIDWEKLAAEIKANPLILYFETGQNTINLSDEQKQKFAQISMYLDKVEGSTVNIIGYTDNTGDRQTNINLGLERANFAKSYFVNNGINADKLNVSSKGPDDPIADNNTEEGRSKNRRTVVTIN; this is encoded by the coding sequence ACTGTATATCAAGCTATGTTGTTGTGGTTGTTGTAACAAAGAATCAACAACTGATATCGCTAGTCCAACCATGAATGCATTTATAATTAATGGCGATGATGCAAATAGCTTTAGTGCAAACGACAATTTTAATTTTAATTGGAATGATGCACATTTACTAGAACCAGTCAGTGATGATGTTCAATTAAAAGTAGAGGAGTTGAAAGCATATCTAGAAGCCAATCCAAACAAACAAATTGATATTGTAGGATTATATCGCTCCAATGAAGTCAACAATACAGCTTTCCCAGATTTAGGATTAGCAAGAGCAAACGCAGTGAAAAACTTCTTTGTGTCAAAAGGCATTTCATCACAACAACTAAACTTATCTTCTCGCTTAGATGATACATTTGAACCAAGTACAGATTCAATATTACACGGACCATTAAACTTTAGCTGGAAACTAGCATCTAATGCAAACGAAGCAGATTCAAATGCAATTGATTGGGAAAAATTGGCAGCAGAAATTAAAGCGAATCCTTTAATACTTTACTTTGAAACAGGTCAAAATACCATCAATTTGTCAGATGAACAAAAACAAAAATTTGCACAAATTTCTATGTACTTAGATAAAGTAGAAGGCAGTACAGTAAATATTATTGGTTATACAGACAATACTGGCGACAGACAAACCAACATCAATTTAGGTTTAGAAAGAGCCAATTTTGCAAAATCTTATTTTGTAAATAATGGTATAAATGCAGATAAACTAAATGTGTCGTCAAAAGGACCAGATGATCCAATTGCCGACAATAATACAGAAGAGGGTAGAAGTAAGAACAGAAGAACAGTTGTTACGATTAATTAA
- the eno gene encoding phosphopyruvate hydratase, with protein sequence MSFIVNVHARQILDSRGNPTVEAEIITESGTVSRAAVPSGASTGIHEAVELRDGGKKYMGKGVTKAVKNVNTLIAEAILGESVFEQSNIDQIMIDLDGTENKKKLGANAILAVSMAVAKAAAQEAGLPLYNYIGGVNAKTLPIPLMNILNGGAHADNAIDFQEFMIVPTGADTFSDALRMGVEVFHHLKKVLHEKGYSTNVGDEGGFAPNIKSNEEAIETVLKAIEVAGYKPGVDIFIAMDAASSEFYDAKTNKYTFNKSTHKMYTSEELVDYWANWIKKYPIVSIEDGLAEDDWKGWKLLTERVGNKCQLVGDDLFVTNVKRLQKGIDEHIANSILVKVNQIGTLTETINAVDLAHRNKYTSVMSHRSGETEDTTIADLAVALNCGQIKTGSASRSDRIAKYNQLLRIEETLGDAAYFPGKNFRFF encoded by the coding sequence ATGAGTTTTATAGTAAATGTCCATGCACGACAAATTTTAGATTCAAGAGGAAATCCAACAGTAGAAGCAGAAATCATTACAGAAAGTGGAACGGTAAGTAGAGCCGCTGTGCCTTCTGGTGCATCTACTGGAATTCACGAAGCTGTAGAATTAAGAGATGGTGGAAAAAAATACATGGGAAAAGGCGTTACTAAAGCAGTTAAAAATGTCAACACACTTATTGCCGAAGCTATTTTAGGAGAATCTGTTTTTGAGCAATCTAATATCGACCAAATAATGATTGATTTAGATGGAACCGAAAATAAAAAGAAATTAGGTGCCAATGCCATTTTAGCTGTTTCTATGGCAGTTGCCAAAGCAGCAGCACAAGAAGCAGGTTTACCTTTGTACAATTATATTGGTGGAGTAAATGCTAAAACTTTGCCAATTCCATTAATGAATATCTTAAACGGTGGTGCTCATGCCGACAATGCTATCGATTTTCAAGAATTTATGATTGTGCCAACTGGTGCAGATACATTTTCAGATGCATTGAGAATGGGTGTAGAAGTATTTCATCATCTTAAAAAAGTATTACATGAAAAAGGTTATTCTACTAATGTTGGAGATGAAGGTGGCTTTGCTCCAAACATTAAAAGCAATGAAGAAGCTATAGAAACTGTTTTAAAAGCAATTGAAGTTGCTGGCTACAAACCTGGTGTAGATATTTTTATTGCGATGGATGCAGCAAGTTCTGAATTTTATGATGCAAAAACCAATAAATATACTTTTAATAAATCAACACATAAAATGTATACATCAGAAGAGTTGGTAGATTATTGGGCAAATTGGATTAAAAAATATCCTATTGTTTCTATTGAAGATGGTTTGGCAGAAGATGATTGGAAAGGTTGGAAATTATTGACAGAAAGAGTAGGCAATAAATGTCAGTTGGTAGGCGACGATTTATTTGTAACCAATGTAAAGAGATTACAGAAAGGAATTGATGAACATATTGCCAATTCAATTTTAGTAAAGGTAAACCAAATTGGTACACTTACCGAAACCATAAATGCAGTTGATTTAGCACACAGAAATAAATATACCTCTGTAATGTCGCATAGAAGTGGTGAAACAGAAGATACGACCATTGCAGATTTAGCAGTAGCGTTAAATTGTGGTCAGATAAAAACAGGTTCTGCTTCACGAAGCGACAGAATTGCTAAATACAATCAGTTGTTAAGAATTGAAGAAACATTAGGAGACGCAGCTTATTTTCCAGGAAAAAACTTTAGATTCTTTTAG